From the Drosophila simulans strain w501 chromosome 2L, Prin_Dsim_3.1, whole genome shotgun sequence genome, the window GGGCCGAATGGGAGTGATGgtcctcgtcgtcctcatcGATCTCCAGCCGATCGTCGGCATCGTCCTCGTGCAGTCCAGCATCATCCTCGTCGATGATCACCGCCGAGGCGTGACAGCTCTTGCCGTGGATGATCGACTCCGAAAGGCACTTGGCCACATGACCGCACTGGCACACCAGATTCTCGTGCTGCGCCCCCGTCTTCAGTTTGTCCATGAAGCTGGACTTCTTGGTCATTTGGCTGCGCGTCGAGTTCTGGGAGGCCACCGTCGTTGCCGGCGACAATTGTGGCACATCCGACTTGTCAAGCATCTCCGAGATCTGTTTCTCATTGAAGAACATGGAGGCAATCTCCGTTAGGGAACTGCGCGAGGCATTCGTCTCCTTCGAAAGGTTTAATACGCTGAGGAGAAGGAAAGAAATGTGATTAGGATATCCTCTAAGTCTTTGGTGATCTTTGGTGGTCTTAAGATACTTACTCTTTGGCCCCCTTGCTGATCGGTATGAGATTGGGCATGGTTCGCTGTGCCCTCGGCGTGGGCGTGCCCACACTGGAGGTGTCCGAGGAGCATCCGCCCTTCTGGGAGAGATCTGTGGgctcctcctcatcgtcgtACTTGCTCCGTTTGCCGTAGTGATGGAGGTGCATCGGCTGCTCCTCCCCTCCGCTCATTGCGTCGTCGGCATCCTCGACGCCGTCCAGTTCGTCATCgacattgttgttgttatattGATCCTCCAGCTCGGCTGAATCGCTGAGGAAATCCTCGCACATCTCGCTCGCTCCGACTTTATTCTGGCGTCTTGGCCAAATGGAGCCAGCATTGCCCACCGGCGGCACATGGTGGTTCATCTCGTGGACCGTCAGCGATTGCTTGATGTCGGCGGTAAAGTCGCAGGCGGCGCATTTAAAGGCTCCCGCACCGCCGTGATTCTTCATGTGCCTGTCCAGATTCCATTTGTAGGGCGTGCGGAAGTCGCAGGTGACGCACTTGATCATCGGCATGGAGTGGTACTTGACGTGCTTGCTGAAGCGCGCCTTGATGTGGGTCACATAGCTGCACTTGTCGCAGCGGAAGAACTTGGTCTTGCCGTGCTCGGCCAGCTCGTGGGCTCGCAGTTGGGTGCGATAGAGGGTGGTGAACTCGCAGGCGCTGCACTTGAGCAGTCGGTTCTGGGGCTCCTCCCCGTTGGAGGGTGGCGTTGCCGAGCCACTGGTGGGCGAAGGAGTTGGTGGTTCGGCGGGCGACTGACGCTCGTAGTCGCGAAGGACCTGCATTTGTCGCTCATACGcactggtggccaccagttccagttcccgCTGCTGTTcgcgctgctgctcctcgcgCTGTCGCTGGTTGAAGGCCTGAATGTCCCGCTGCAGCTTCTCCTCCTGCAGGAGCAGCTCCCGCTTCACTTGCTCCAGCGTGGGCACATCCGGCACCGTGACTGTCAGGGATTGGCCACCCATTACACCCACGCTCTCCTCCAGTCGCCGCTTGCGTGCCTCTCGGCTCATGCCCCTCTTGCCCCTGGCCTGACCATGACCACTGGGAATGCCGTCCGTGCAGCCGTGCACCATCTTCATGTGCCGCACCAGCTTCTGGAAATGTCGCGAGGCGTACAGGCACAGCTTGCACTTGTTGATCACTATCTTCTCGCCGTGCACGTCGCGCAAGTGGGTCAGGTGGTAGCGCGGATTCTGTGTGAAGTACGCGCAGTGGTTGCAGCTATAGTTCCGCTTGATCTTGCACTGCGGCAGGCCCTCCTCCTTGGCATCCATGCCAATGGCAacctgctgtggctgctgttgctgctgctgctgcacgcTGTTCACAAcggcaactgcagctgccgcttggcgctgttgttgcagcaactgctgcagccGGAAGCGCTCCACATGTCGCTCCAGTAGGGATGAGCCCGCCTGTGCGGCTGGCGTATTGCTGGTCGAGTTGCTCGTCATGTGTCCCGTGTTCCCGCTGGCGGGTTGGTGGCCACCCTGCTCCGTATACAGCTGATTGCCGCTGACCACGCTGCGCACGATGAGCGTGTCTCCTGAACGCTGCACCATTGAAGGCAGGTCCATGTTGCTCCCGGTCTGATGGTCGTCTGTCCTGGCAACTCCCTCAAGACTGGCTAGTGGTTAGCTGCAAGAGGGGGAAATGTAATCCAGTTAGATGTGGTAGAAAGTAATCTCATTTAAGCCACATGGCAGCTACACCATGATGAAATGTTTGCTCCCTTTATTCAATATGGTGAAACTCTATTTTACTCTTTAAGTTGATATGACCCATTTTAAGCATCAGTTAAAGGCAAATTATTAAGAAACCATGTTAAATATTCCGCCAGTTCTTTATACTACCACTATCGTATTCTTGGGCATCAAACTGGAAAAAAGGACAGAGGAAATGAAATCCCATATGCGATACAAAGGATGTCTTAAATGCAGATTTCAACACTTGCCCAACTCATTACACATACATTAACACAGGCACACATGAATCGCCGcctgtttctgtgtgtgtcagtctcataaatatttcagcattttcccCTCGAAACGCCAACATCCCCCGCTCCGGGCAACCTTTATCAGCAAAAGTTGGTTCGCTTTTCCCAACTTGCTTGGCAggatattaaaatgaaatgttttctGTCCGCCGAAAATGCGACAAAGTAGCGTAAAATCAACAGAAAGTCGGGGAAATTGGGcaacggaaaatggaaaatcattcGAGAGTTTTGACAGGGAAAACGAACCCAAAGAGTCGCCTCAAATCTCAGAGGTAAACGTATTGTAGTTTGTGCGTAACACAAATCCATTTTGGGGCTAAttggagttggccaagttgaaaAAGGGAAACGGAGGATGAGTCCGAGTAAGGGAGCTGGAAAATTTCAATGCTcccacacaagcacacacacatactcataAAGGGTCGGGATCCAATGAAGGTcaacctttttttttccaagtggAGCCACCGTTTGCATGAGTGCACAGGAAGGGAGGAAATACGTGGGCGCTTTCCCCACTTGCGGCTAATCCTTGGGGTGTCGTTTTTATCAAATGCAGtaattttgctttttaagcgttttttattgcccacccgcaacacacacatgggtgtgtgtgtgtgtgtgtgcgaaagtCCTTTCCGCACAGCAACCGCAATTGTGTTTTGGCTTAGAGGAGGACCATCGAAAAAGGAAGAAACAATTTGATGGAGCATCTCTCTGGTGCCATCATTTAAgtaacatatttaattataaaaagagATGGCGCGAAAATACATTAAgataaacatatatgtactgcacacacacacactcgtgtAGGCTGTGTACTCTTGACATTCAACACGTTTATTGTCGCAGAGCAACAAGCTCATCATCCTCCCAGCATCCTTCATCCTACATCCTCATCAGCGTCAAGGCGGAACTCATTAACAACACGAGAGAGAGGGGAGGGGGAGAGGCCTCCaagtgggtgtgcgtgtgtgtaagtgcgttcgtgtgggtggttgggtggctgcaGGGCTGGCAGTACAACATGCACAACAGTCACTGTTAGCGATCACTGGACGGAAGGACACACTCCATATTCATTTAACATGGGGTCGGCCAGGTGAGCTGTAATTGAGGCACTTGTATTTCGAAATATCTGCATTGGTAAATACATGGTGATGCACTTCTTCCACAGTAGAAGGATTCATTTCGAAAGAaggtattttaaatacataatgttattcaatttttaatgcttCTAAGAGCATCATTCAATATCCAAATTCACTTTAAGGTACTTAAGTATATGCAGTGATTTAAAAATTGAGTTCAGCACACGCCTTAGTCACAATTTCTGGTAGCCCTCGTTCTGGACAGGATCGCCTCATACTTATGCATTGTTGACACCGCGCTTATTACGGAAGGCACTGGAGAAAATACGCCGACGAGCTGCTTCCTGcttatttgcctttgtttacgttttgttttccttatttttgatgttttcttttttctcctcagttttcagttgttgccctattgttattgttgttcttggctGTGTAAATACgcttatatatacacacacacacacaggcacggACACACAACCTGCTTATGCGGCAACACGTTTTgctttgaaattttaatttctcaCGCGacgccaaaaagtatgctacaaagGATGAGGCAAGGATGTGCTGGGTGAAAGGGGCTGGCGTACGCACTTGGCGTTCCCAagctgttgccattgtttgctcgttttgttgttgttgttgtttttcttgctgctgttgcagcctACGCGGACTTAATTAATCTTGCTGTGGGCTTAGCCCGTTGTCCTGGCAGTGCTCGGTTATCCCGGTTATCCTCCACCCTTTCCCGCAACCCAATCCCCCCTTACCAACTGATTTGACGCTCTAAGACTTCTTTTCCGTCGTTTCGGTctgtttctgttctgttttttGGTGATAATGAGGCGACAGGACTAcgcctttttttttagcggCTGCATTAAAAACTGTTGAGCGTTGGCGGTTTGATTGATGGTTCGCAGGCCCAGAGTCCT encodes:
- the LOC6732145 gene encoding uncharacterized protein LOC6732145 isoform X6, whose translation is MDLPSMVQRSGDTLIVRSVVSGNQLYTEQGGHQPASGNTGHMTSNSTSNTPAAQAGSSLLERHVERFRLQQLLQQQRQAAAAVAVVNSVQQQQQQQPQQVAIGMDAKEEGLPQCKIKRNYSCNHCAYFTQNPRYHLTHLRDVHGEKIVINKCKLCLYASRHFQKLVRHMKMVHGCTDGIPSGHGQARGKRGMSREARKRRLEESVGVMGGQSLTVTVPDVPTLEQVKRELLLQEEKLQRDIQAFNQRQREEQQREQQRELELVATSAYERQMQVLRDYERQSPAEPPTPSPTSGSATPPSNGEEPQNRLLKCSACEFTTLYRTQLRAHELAEHGKTKFFRCDKCSYVTHIKARFSKHVKYHSMPMIKCVTCDFRTPYKWNLDRHMKNHGGAGAFKCAACDFTADIKQSLTVHEMNHHVPPVGNAGSIWPRRQNKVGASEMCEDFLSDSAELEDQYNNNNVDDELDGVEDADDAMSGGEEQPMHLHHYGKRSKYDDEEEPTDLSQKGGCSSDTSSVGTPTPRAQRTMPNLIPISKGAKDVLNLSKETNASRSSLTEIASMFFNEKQISEMLDKSDVPQLSPATTVASQNSTRSQMTKKSSFMDKLKTGAQHENLVCQCGHVAKCLSESIIHGKSCHASAVIIDEDDAGLHEDDADDRLEIDEDDEDHHSHSALNLSVTGSTRCQHCRHRCKSSTDLMHHLKQCVEAIRCANEMYDSNSGESGDRRPDSQSLQQQAAVQQQRVCIWNKATKEIVAAAAASMQQEKNNHNLVKSPTGSQAASNEENSYYGVETAPGYGEVTKKMTPEEEAANSSLKKVYKCPHCSFWASTASRFHVHIVGHLNKKPFECSLCSYRSNWRWDITKHIRLKTIRDPSHKTAKVLMNDETGRRNYTKYNKYITLMKVTEEDGDPKLMKSGEMTPNQVASLAFLKDYAKVGSVSGQDITLEPVLPNKPNVLDDAHLADNLIRIPLLATMMNAAMAQQQHQQQQQKEHQSTMITPSVTISPVKRSNQASVMQGKPSDDLITEVHQEGNEKRTVYRCRKCNFGHQNRDAVLAHVKIHYQDASYPKSNSGNSSTSPLQVSVGGSPQFYMNKVFAAMCLSQTQSQSSPNSGSAGTSPAISAGLLQRAIQEAQHSPTPNASALSGLALALAGGKPQANTTKASAASILEHAALSLKAFRGYSDRDP